One segment of Saprospiraceae bacterium DNA contains the following:
- a CDS encoding NAD(P)/FAD-dependent oxidoreductase yields the protein MSIILKTDVLIIGAGPAGATTSLFLAKMGIPHLILDAAVFPRDKVCGDGLDLKVVRVLRHLDPNIVEHELPNNPNFTPCWGTRFITQNGRRVDFVHRSHPQAPLPHPLFWTAKRLYFDEYLVKKFDETCADFRQGTPVKHLVRDGNVWRVLASAQSGEELEIRAPLLIGADGDHSVLLRHLGERKIARCHYAGTLRQYWHGVAEMSPQNLIEVYFPPRLPMSYFYIFPLPNGEANVGYGMVSKVAAKGGHKLRDIFQKLILEDPVIAPRFQSATPLERPVGWGLPLASRRRKAFGDGYLLVGDAASLVCPTSGEGIGTGMISGYIAAKFAHKALTDRRFDAEQFKHYDREIYRRLHAEIRLYHLMMALSPKIYDAGLNWLAPNPLFRWTFKHRVNGWLKTAYQREIEVFF from the coding sequence ATGTCCATCATACTCAAAACAGACGTTCTCATTATCGGAGCAGGTCCGGCAGGAGCCACCACCTCTCTTTTTTTGGCGAAAATGGGCATTCCCCACCTCATTTTGGATGCCGCTGTTTTTCCCCGCGACAAGGTCTGTGGCGATGGCCTCGACCTCAAGGTGGTGCGGGTGCTGCGTCATCTCGACCCTAACATCGTGGAGCATGAGCTCCCCAACAACCCAAATTTCACTCCGTGTTGGGGCACACGATTCATAACGCAGAATGGCCGCCGTGTTGATTTTGTTCATCGCTCCCATCCGCAGGCCCCCCTACCCCACCCTCTCTTTTGGACGGCCAAACGTCTTTACTTTGACGAGTATTTGGTGAAAAAGTTTGACGAAACCTGCGCCGATTTTCGACAAGGCACCCCGGTGAAGCATCTTGTTCGAGATGGTAATGTTTGGCGGGTATTGGCTTCTGCTCAGTCGGGCGAGGAATTGGAAATTAGAGCGCCCTTGCTTATCGGAGCGGATGGCGACCATTCGGTGTTGCTCAGGCATTTGGGCGAGCGAAAAATTGCCCGGTGCCACTATGCGGGCACACTGCGACAATACTGGCATGGTGTAGCGGAGATGTCCCCTCAGAACCTCATCGAAGTCTATTTTCCGCCTCGCTTGCCTATGTCTTACTTTTATATTTTTCCGCTGCCCAATGGTGAGGCCAATGTAGGTTATGGTATGGTGAGCAAAGTGGCAGCAAAAGGGGGGCATAAGTTGCGCGATATTTTCCAAAAACTCATTCTGGAGGACCCGGTGATTGCGCCGCGTTTTCAAAGCGCCACACCTTTGGAGAGGCCTGTGGGTTGGGGGCTGCCGTTGGCGTCGCGTCGGCGAAAGGCCTTTGGTGATGGCTACTTGTTGGTGGGCGATGCCGCGTCTTTGGTGTGTCCCACGAGCGGCGAAGGGATTGGGACGGGCATGATTTCGGGATACATCGCTGCGAAGTTTGCCCACAAAGCATTGACGGACAGGCGCTTTGATGCCGAGCAGTTCAAGCACTACGACCGCGAAATATATCGTCGGCTACATGCCGAAATCAGATTGTACCATTTGATGATGGCGCTTTCTCCTAAAATCTATGATGCGGGTCTGAACTGGCTGGCTCCCAACCCTCTCTTCCGGTGGACATTCAAACATCGGGTAAATGGCTGGCTGAAGACTGCGTATCAGCGCGAAATTGAGGTGTTTTTTTGA